The Micromonospora sp. Llam0 genome includes a window with the following:
- a CDS encoding AlpA family transcriptional regulator encodes MEPRFLQLSDVAAELNVSDSQVYHMVRSGELPAIKIGGRGQWRVERAQLEEYIQRKYAETAEWVQSNPLIEREPE; translated from the coding sequence GTGGAGCCGAGGTTCCTGCAGTTGTCCGACGTCGCCGCCGAACTCAACGTATCCGACTCGCAGGTCTATCACATGGTTCGCAGTGGCGAGTTGCCCGCGATCAAGATCGGCGGACGCGGACAGTGGCGGGTGGAACGCGCCCAGCTGGAGGAGTACATCCAGCGCAAGTACGCCGAGACGGCGGAGTGGGTGCAGAGCAACCCGCTGATCGAGCGCGAGCCGGAGTAG
- the pruA gene encoding L-glutamate gamma-semialdehyde dehydrogenase — protein sequence MDAVPATPDPRNEPIRDYAPGSAERADLSRRLTELSADRIELPMTIGGRQRMAAGAPIEVVMPHRHRHVLGVTGNAEPADAEAAVAAAKQAAPGWRNLPYAERAAVFLRAADLLAGPWRDTVNAATMLGQSKTAYQAEIDSACELIDFLRFNVHFGHQVLAEQPRSAPGVWNRFDHRPLEGFVYAVTPFNFTAIAGNLPSAPALMGNTVVWKPSPTQQFAAHFTMRLFEAAGLPPGVINLVTGDGLAVSEVTLADRDLAGIHFTGSTRVFQQLWRTVGENIGRYRSYPRLVGETGGKDFIVAHSSADPAALHTALVRGAYEYQGQKCSAASRAYLPKSLWTAGLRDRLVATVESLPYGDVADFTNFGGAVIDDRAFARHAAVLDRVRNDPSCQVLAGGTVDDSVGWFVRPTLLTCTDPGHEVFSTEYFGPILAVSVYDDDQFWDVVAQAEEIAPYALTGSVFATDRRVIDRAGAMLRYAAGNFYVNDKPTGAVVGQQPFGGARGSGTNDKAGSKHNLLRWTSPRTIKETFVPPVDHRYPHMG from the coding sequence ATGGACGCCGTTCCCGCCACCCCCGACCCCCGCAACGAACCGATCCGCGACTACGCGCCGGGCAGTGCCGAGCGGGCCGACCTGAGCCGCCGGCTCACCGAGTTGTCGGCCGACCGGATCGAACTGCCGATGACGATCGGCGGCCGACAGCGGATGGCGGCGGGCGCGCCGATCGAGGTGGTGATGCCGCACCGGCACCGGCACGTCCTCGGGGTTACCGGCAACGCCGAGCCGGCCGACGCCGAAGCCGCGGTGGCAGCGGCCAAGCAGGCGGCGCCGGGCTGGCGCAACCTGCCGTACGCCGAACGGGCCGCGGTCTTCCTGCGCGCCGCCGACCTACTGGCCGGCCCGTGGCGGGACACGGTGAACGCGGCCACCATGCTCGGTCAGTCCAAGACCGCGTACCAGGCGGAGATCGACTCGGCCTGCGAACTGATCGACTTCCTACGGTTCAACGTGCACTTCGGCCATCAGGTGCTGGCCGAGCAGCCCCGGTCCGCGCCGGGGGTGTGGAACCGGTTCGACCACCGCCCGCTGGAGGGCTTCGTCTACGCGGTCACCCCGTTCAACTTCACCGCGATCGCCGGCAACCTGCCGTCCGCGCCGGCGCTGATGGGCAACACGGTGGTCTGGAAGCCGTCTCCGACGCAGCAGTTCGCCGCCCATTTCACGATGCGCCTGTTCGAGGCCGCCGGGCTGCCGCCGGGGGTGATCAACCTGGTCACCGGGGACGGGCTGGCGGTGTCCGAGGTGACGCTGGCCGACCGGGACCTGGCCGGCATCCACTTCACCGGCTCCACCCGGGTGTTTCAGCAGCTGTGGCGGACCGTCGGGGAGAACATCGGCCGGTACCGTTCGTACCCCCGGCTGGTCGGTGAGACCGGCGGCAAGGACTTCATCGTGGCGCATTCCAGCGCCGACCCGGCGGCGCTGCATACCGCCCTGGTCCGGGGCGCGTACGAGTACCAGGGGCAGAAGTGCTCGGCGGCGTCCCGGGCGTACCTGCCGAAGTCGCTGTGGACGGCCGGGCTGCGGGACCGACTGGTCGCGACGGTCGAGTCACTGCCCTACGGCGACGTGGCCGACTTCACCAACTTCGGCGGCGCGGTCATCGACGACCGGGCGTTCGCCCGGCACGCGGCCGTGCTGGACCGGGTCCGCAACGACCCGTCGTGTCAGGTGCTGGCCGGTGGCACGGTCGACGACAGCGTCGGCTGGTTCGTCCGGCCCACCCTGTTGACCTGCACCGATCCCGGGCACGAGGTGTTCAGCACCGAGTACTTCGGCCCGATCCTGGCGGTGTCGGTCTACGACGACGACCAGTTCTGGGACGTGGTTGCCCAGGCCGAGGAGATCGCTCCGTACGCGTTGACCGGGTCGGTGTTCGCGACCGACCGGCGGGTGATCGACCGGGCCGGCGCCATGCTGCGGTACGCGGCCGGCAACTTCTACGTCAACGACAAGCCGACCGGGGCGGTCGTCGGGCAGCAGCCGTTCGGCGGCGCCCGGGGCAGCGGTACCAACGACAAGGCCGGTTCGAAGCACAATCTGCTGCGCTGGACGTCGCCGCGCACGATCAAGGAGACGTTCGTGCCGCCGGTCGACCACCGCTACCCGCACATGGGCTGA
- a CDS encoding Rv3235 family protein has translation MTVATRIRRPPVRLRPAPPLDPPFTDEPAQFDLRPGPHPGVQLALDLAGAAPGAVAADRSAATAGPPASGSAGVHGGLPPDALAGASSEARRAAHRFLAASLEIINGFRPAGHIRRLADPAQALAVGAQLAIAVDRARRPDDPGRARRGPASPQRTPVARGGRRPVALLRVRQLRVCEPVSGVAEAVAVLGTDERSWALAFRLERRPTGWLSTTVDVV, from the coding sequence ATGACTGTCGCGACCCGGATCCGACGTCCCCCCGTCCGACTGCGACCCGCCCCGCCGCTGGACCCGCCGTTCACCGACGAGCCGGCTCAGTTCGACCTGCGTCCCGGTCCCCATCCCGGCGTACAGCTGGCACTCGACCTGGCCGGGGCGGCACCCGGCGCGGTGGCCGCCGACCGGTCGGCGGCCACCGCCGGCCCACCGGCCAGCGGGTCGGCCGGTGTCCACGGCGGGCTGCCGCCGGACGCGCTCGCCGGCGCGTCATCGGAGGCCCGCCGGGCGGCGCACCGGTTCCTGGCCGCGAGCCTGGAGATCATCAACGGGTTCCGGCCGGCCGGCCACATCCGCCGGCTCGCCGACCCGGCGCAGGCGCTCGCGGTCGGCGCGCAGCTGGCCATCGCCGTCGACCGGGCCCGGAGACCGGACGACCCGGGCCGGGCCCGACGCGGGCCGGCATCGCCGCAGCGGACGCCGGTCGCCCGGGGTGGGCGGCGCCCCGTCGCGCTGCTCCGGGTCCGTCAGCTGCGAGTCTGCGAGCCGGTCAGCGGCGTCGCGGAGGCCGTCGCGGTGCTCGGCACCGACGAACGCAGCTGGGCGCTCGCCTTCCGGCTGGAACGCCGGCCCACCGGCTGGTTGAGCACCACGGTCGACGTCGTGTGA